The DNA segment CGGGAACTAGTTTAGTCAGCTATTACGCCTTTAAATTACATAGTCACTTGCATAGTTTGTTAACAGTTGGCAGTTAACTGTTAACCGTCAACTGTTAACAGCCAAAATGAAAAGATGTGCAAGTTAAAGCAAGGACAACTTAAGAGTTTTAGTTTGAGGGAAATTTGGTAATAGATAATTGGTCATTCTCTACTCCCCATTACCTATTACCCATTACCCATTACCAATAGGTAGTAATTCATTGCTAATCGTGCGAGGGAACGACCGTGACCACTGTTGATGCGTTGATAAATAAATATGATAATGGTTTAGGCTTTTTAGCTTATACTTCATATCAAAATCTAGCTTGGAAAGGTTCTTTAGACTGCATATCTTTTGAACACACAGCCATAAAAAATAAACTATTGGCTTTAGATAAACCTTGTTATATTGTGAAGGTTGCTGGCAAAATTGGTGTCACAAATGACGGTTATCTATCTGCTGCTGAACTTGGAACAACAGGACAAGTAGAACTTTTAACATCTCTCTCATCTATCCGCATTCAACAATTGGGCGACCCCAGTTTTCTCTCGTTTTATGGCGTACAGTCTGCCTATATGACTGGAGCAATGGCTGGTGGTATTGCCTCGGAAGAAATGGTCATTGCTTTAGGTAGAGAGAAAATTCTCGGTTCTTTTGGTGCAGGTGGTTTACCTCCAGAACGTTTAGAAGTAGCTATTAATCGGATTCAACAAGCGCTACCTCATGGCCCTTACGCCTTCAATTTAATTCACAGTCCCAATGATATGGCAATTGAACGCCGGGCTGTGGATTTATACCTCAAATATGAGGTGACAACTGTAGAAGCTTCAGCATTTTTAGATTTAACTGCCAACATTGTTTATTATCGCGTGGCAGGATTAAGTTTAGATGATGCCAATCAAATTCAAATTAAAAATAAAGTCATTGCCAAAATTTCTCGCCGGGAAGTTGCGAGTAAATTTATGCAGCCTGCACCAGCCAGAATTATTAAAGAATTGCTGGAACAAGGTTTAATTACTGAGTTGCAAGCAAAGCTGGCAGCTAATGTACCAATGGCTGATGATATTACCGTCGAAGCTGATTCTGGCGGTCATACAGATAATCGTCCCTTGGTTTGTTTGTTACCTTCTATCATTGCTTTGCGGGATGAAATTCAAAGACAATATAATTACTCGCAACCTATTAGAGTCGGTGCAGCCGGAGGAATTGCCACACCAGAATCAGCTTTAGCAGCCTTT comes from the Nostoc sp. PCC 7120 = FACHB-418 genome and includes:
- a CDS encoding PfaD family polyunsaturated fatty acid/polyketide biosynthesis protein, with product MTTVDALINKYDNGLGFLAYTSYQNLAWKGSLDCISFEHTAIKNKLLALDKPCYIVKVAGKIGVTNDGYLSAAELGTTGQVELLTSLSSIRIQQLGDPSFLSFYGVQSAYMTGAMAGGIASEEMVIALGREKILGSFGAGGLPPERLEVAINRIQQALPHGPYAFNLIHSPNDMAIERRAVDLYLKYEVTTVEASAFLDLTANIVYYRVAGLSLDDANQIQIKNKVIAKISRREVASKFMQPAPARIIKELLEQGLITELQAKLAANVPMADDITVEADSGGHTDNRPLVCLLPSIIALRDEIQRQYNYSQPIRVGAAGGIATPESALAAFIMGAAYVVTGSVNQACIESGACDHTKQLLAQAEMADVIMAPAADMFEMGVKLQVLKRGTMFAMRAQKLYELYRNYDSIEAIPLGEREKLEKQVFRKTIAEVWEGTAAYLSQKNPEKLGKAVNNPKLKMALIFRWYLGLSSRWSSAGEKGREVDYQIWCGPAMGGFNDWVRGSYLAEANNRHVVDVAHHIMTGAAFLYRIQSLKIQGMQIPDSYCQYHPVRY